A genomic window from Streptomyces sp. WMMC940 includes:
- the ftsH gene encoding ATP-dependent zinc metalloprotease FtsH, translated as MDVKRYFRGPVMWIVLAVLAVVVLMQVVGSSGGYKTVDTAKVVQAITKNQVEQAKLTTGDEQIIKIELKDGQKVDGSDKVQASYIGDQGVELATTLQQKYDAGEIEKGYTVSPERQSPFLSVLLSLLPFVLIVVVFLFLMNQMQGGGSRVMNFGKSKAKLITKDTPKTTFSDVAGSDEAVEELHEIKEFLQEPAKFQAVGAKIPKGVLLYGPPGTGKTLLARAVAGEAGVPFYSISGSDFVEMFVGVGASRVRDLFEQAKANAPAIVFVDEIDAVGRHRGAGLGGGHDEREQTLNQLLVEMDGFDVKGGVILIAATNRPDILDPALLRPGRFDRQIAVDRPDMQGRLEILKVHQKGKPVAPDVDLSAVARRTPGFTGADLSNVLNEAALLTARSDKKLIDNHFLDEAIDRVVAGPQKRTRIMSDKEKKITAYHEGGHALVAAASPNSDPVHKITILSRGRALGYTMVLPDEDKYSTTRNEMLDQLAYMLGGRAAEELVFHDPTTGAANDIEKATATARAMVTQYGMTERLGAIKFGGDNSEPFLGREMAHQRDYSEEVAALVDEEVKKLIEAAHNEAWEILVENRDVLDNLVLALLEKETLGKEEIAEIFAPIVKRPARPAWTGSSRRTPSTRPPVLSPKELALTNGANGTSAPTVTDVTKAPKEAVQEERPDA; from the coding sequence ATGGACGTGAAGCGATACTTCCGTGGGCCGGTCATGTGGATCGTGCTGGCCGTCCTCGCCGTGGTCGTGCTGATGCAGGTCGTCGGCTCGTCGGGCGGCTACAAGACGGTGGACACCGCGAAGGTTGTCCAGGCGATCACCAAGAACCAGGTCGAACAGGCCAAGCTGACCACCGGCGACGAGCAGATCATCAAGATCGAGCTGAAGGACGGCCAGAAGGTCGACGGCAGCGACAAGGTCCAGGCGAGCTACATCGGCGACCAGGGCGTCGAGCTGGCCACGACCCTGCAGCAGAAGTACGACGCGGGTGAGATCGAGAAGGGCTACACGGTCTCGCCCGAGCGGCAGAGCCCGTTCCTCTCGGTGCTCCTCTCGCTGCTGCCCTTCGTGCTCATCGTGGTCGTCTTCCTGTTCCTGATGAACCAGATGCAGGGCGGCGGCTCCCGGGTCATGAACTTCGGGAAGTCCAAGGCCAAGCTCATCACCAAGGACACGCCGAAGACCACGTTCTCCGACGTGGCCGGATCGGACGAGGCCGTCGAGGAGCTCCACGAGATCAAGGAGTTCCTGCAGGAGCCGGCGAAGTTCCAGGCCGTCGGTGCCAAGATCCCGAAGGGCGTGCTGCTGTACGGCCCGCCCGGGACGGGCAAGACGCTGCTCGCGCGCGCCGTCGCCGGCGAGGCGGGCGTGCCGTTCTACTCGATCTCCGGTTCCGACTTCGTCGAGATGTTCGTCGGTGTCGGTGCCTCCCGTGTCCGCGACCTCTTCGAGCAGGCCAAGGCGAACGCCCCGGCGATCGTGTTCGTCGACGAGATCGACGCGGTGGGTCGCCACCGCGGCGCCGGACTCGGCGGCGGCCACGACGAGCGCGAGCAGACCCTCAACCAGCTCCTCGTCGAGATGGACGGCTTCGACGTGAAGGGCGGCGTCATCCTGATCGCCGCCACCAACCGGCCGGACATCCTCGACCCGGCGCTGCTCCGCCCGGGCCGCTTCGACCGGCAGATCGCCGTCGACCGCCCGGACATGCAGGGCCGTCTGGAGATCCTCAAGGTCCACCAGAAGGGCAAGCCGGTCGCCCCGGACGTCGACCTCTCGGCCGTCGCCCGCCGCACCCCCGGCTTCACCGGTGCCGATCTGTCGAACGTGCTGAACGAGGCCGCCCTGCTGACGGCCCGCAGCGACAAGAAGCTGATCGACAACCACTTCCTGGACGAGGCGATCGACCGCGTCGTCGCGGGCCCGCAGAAGCGGACCCGGATCATGTCCGACAAGGAGAAGAAGATCACCGCGTACCACGAGGGCGGACACGCCCTGGTCGCGGCGGCCTCCCCGAACTCCGACCCGGTCCACAAGATCACGATCCTGTCCCGCGGCCGGGCCCTCGGCTACACGATGGTGCTCCCGGACGAGGACAAGTACTCGACCACGCGCAATGAGATGCTCGACCAGCTGGCGTACATGCTGGGCGGCCGCGCGGCCGAGGAGCTCGTCTTCCACGACCCGACCACGGGCGCGGCGAACGACATCGAGAAGGCCACGGCCACGGCCCGCGCCATGGTCACGCAGTACGGCATGACCGAGCGTCTCGGCGCGATCAAGTTCGGCGGGGACAACTCGGAGCCGTTCCTGGGCCGTGAGATGGCGCACCAGCGCGACTACTCGGAAGAGGTCGCCGCGCTGGTCGACGAGGAGGTCAAGAAGCTCATCGAGGCCGCGCACAACGAGGCCTGGGAGATCCTGGTCGAGAACCGCGACGTCCTCGACAACCTCGTCCTCGCGCTGCTGGAGAAGGAGACCCTCGGCAAGGAGGAGATCGCCGAGATCTTCGCCCCGATCGTGAAGCGCCCGGCCCGTCCGGCGTGGACCGGTTCCTCCCGCCGCACGCCGTCCACCCGTCCGCCGGTGCTGTCGCCGAAGGAGCTCGCCCTCACCAACGGCGCCAACGGGACCTCGGCCCCGACGGTGACGGATGTCACCAAGGCCCCCAAGGAAGCGGTCCAGGAGGAGCGTCCGGACGCCTGA
- the folE gene encoding GTP cyclohydrolase I FolE, with translation MTDPVTLDGEGTIGEFDEKRAENAVRELLIAVGEDPDREGLKETPARVARAYKEIFAGLWQQPEDVLTTTFDLGHDEMVLVKDIELVSCCEHHLVPFRGVAHVGYIPSTTGKITGLSKLARLVDVFARRPQVQERLTTQIADSLMEILEPRGVIVVIECEHMCMSMRGIRKPGAKTITSAVRGQLRDVATRNEAMSLIMAR, from the coding sequence ATGACCGACCCGGTGACGCTGGACGGCGAGGGCACGATCGGCGAGTTCGACGAGAAGCGCGCCGAGAACGCCGTACGCGAGCTCCTCATCGCAGTCGGAGAGGACCCGGACCGCGAGGGTCTCAAGGAGACCCCGGCGCGGGTGGCACGGGCGTACAAGGAGATATTCGCGGGACTCTGGCAGCAGCCGGAGGACGTGCTCACCACGACCTTCGACCTCGGTCACGACGAGATGGTCCTGGTCAAGGACATCGAGCTGGTGAGCTGCTGCGAGCATCACCTGGTGCCGTTCCGGGGTGTGGCCCATGTCGGCTACATCCCGTCGACCACGGGCAAGATCACGGGCCTCTCCAAGCTCGCCCGCCTCGTCGACGTCTTCGCCCGGCGTCCCCAGGTGCAGGAGCGTCTGACCACGCAGATCGCCGACTCCCTGATGGAGATCCTGGAGCCGCGCGGGGTGATCGTGGTCATCGAGTGCGAGCACATGTGCATGTCGATGCGCGGCATCCGCAAGCCCGGGGCCAAGACGATCACCTCGGCGGTTCGCGGTCAGCTTCGCGACGTCGCCACCCGCAACGAGGCGATGAGCCTGATCATGGCGCGCTGA
- a CDS encoding DUF3180 domain-containing protein, whose translation MKQLRLGVLAGLFVVAGVLSWGGARLWDSVGTLPSVPLAAPIVLAAIAAILLATALSLRARLRAQRERRPGAKGVEPLMAARAVVFGQASALVAALVSGVYGGVGVFLLGSLDVPARRDQAIYAGFAVLAGIAVIAAGLFLERVCKLPEDEDDGTGQVPAR comes from the coding sequence GGCTGTTCGTGGTGGCCGGAGTGCTGTCGTGGGGCGGCGCCCGGCTGTGGGACTCGGTGGGCACGCTGCCGAGCGTGCCGCTGGCCGCCCCGATCGTCCTGGCGGCGATCGCCGCGATCCTGCTGGCGACCGCGCTGTCGCTGCGCGCCCGGCTGCGGGCCCAGCGGGAGCGCCGGCCCGGGGCGAAGGGCGTCGAGCCGCTGATGGCCGCCCGCGCGGTCGTCTTCGGTCAGGCGAGCGCCCTGGTGGCGGCACTCGTCAGCGGGGTGTACGGCGGCGTGGGCGTCTTCCTGCTCGGCTCCCTCGACGTCCCGGCCCGGCGCGACCAGGCGATCTACGCGGGCTTCGCGGTCCTGGCGGGCATCGCGGTGATCGCCGCGGGGCTCTTCCTGGAGCGGGTCTGCAAACTCCCGGAGGACGAGGACGACGGCACCGGCCAGGTACCGGCTCGCTGA